The sequence TAATATAGAATTATGCATCAAGGCATCCACATTTGGTATGTTATTGTGCCCAGCATTTTGTAAACTGAAGGTGCAGCTGACACTAAATTGGCGCTTAATTTTTCTTCTTAGTCCTACCAAACATTATTCTCGTGATTTCACAAACTTGAACATGTACTAAGTCTTGGAATCAGGATATGGACAGAAAATTTTACTAGCAGTTGATGTAAGTAAATTGAAGAATATTGATTGAAGCTTACTGGCTTTCTCTGATTTTGAGATATCACAGGTGAGACAATGATCTGTCAAGAAGACGTTCTAATGGAGTCCAAGAAGTGCCAACAAGCAATCATTGGTTATTCCATCTGCTTCTGCTTGTGAAATACATATCTACAGcaaaaaaattttctttcttaGCAAATTATCATCAGAACATAAAGTTTCCTTAGAGAAGATTGGAGTGCTCTTGAATATGTCAGAAAAATTCCTGATAACCTTGACTTGCTTTTTCTGTTGACTGAAAAAAGTTTGGCTTGTCTATGTTGCTGATCAACAGGTTGTTCTCCAACTAAGTTGTGATTTGCATGGGGGCCTGACAAGCAAAGTCTTCAGATTTCAAACCTCCCAATTTGTCCATCACATATGCAATGCTGTTTCTGAGGAAAGAGGGATCCCTGAACCTGTCTTCTACCAATCCAGGAAGTCCACAATCCATAAGATGAAAATTCTTTCACACTATTTAGAATCCACAGATCTAGTCAAAAATAAGTTTTTGACTACACTAAGTCTGAGAAGAGATAAGAATATGTCATGTATTATTCATTTTTCTCCCCATTGTAGTCTCATAAATCCTGACGAGGCGTCTACTCCATAATCTTGCATGATTTTTCTGAAGGATGATATGACATGGAAAGATTGCACCAGCACTTGAATTATGTCACGACAGGAGGACTGGCTTCCTTTATAGTATGAAGGTTCTTTCAGCATTTCACTTTCACCTTTTCTTTCCCCTttcaaatcctctctctctctctctctctctctctctctctcacatattGAATCCACTTCAACTTGTCTGTGTTACTGGGTCATCTTCTAAATTGTCAGACCCAGTTCTTCCTCTGTTCTTATCAGAAAGCTCTTTGTTTCAGTCATATCACATTCTTCTGCTGTCCTCAAATTCCAATATAATCCACATAATCCTCAGGGTTTGTTCCTTATGTTGATCCACCTACTCTGATCCCAAAGAGCTCACTTCCTCCAAAGCTCAAGCTTCGTTCAGTTCCTATCACAAAACAACTCCTTTTTCTGCATCTCTCCATGGGCTgcaccacctcaaagcaggcccgcCGCGACCGCCGGAGGTCGCCCTCCCTGCTCGCCCGCAGCCGCTCGTTGCCCCGCGACCACAAGGCCGGTGTCGGCAGCAATGACCATGTCGTCGCTCTCACTTCCGCCACTCTCGGCTCCTTCAAGCTCGACAAGGAAGCGAAGCAGAGTGTCGGCGACGATCATGGAGATCTCAAGAGCAAGCTCGCCGAGGCCAAGGCCTGGACAGAGAAGATGAGCAAGCGAATCCCGACAACGCCCACTGAGACGCCACCCAATGAGCCCGAGGCCGTGGACGCCTTGGAGCTCATGGCAGGATTGGAGGAGTCTGCCGCTCCTCGATTCTCCTCCGCCACCGTCGTCGACCGCCACTCCTTCTCGTTCTACCCCATCCATGAATCCAACAGGGTGCTTGGATCGACGCAAGGCACCGTGTGGAGCAACGCCTTGGCGTTCCCTTCTCCTATCTGGAAGCCGGCAAAGATCGAGGAGCACGCGGTCGGCATCGGTGAGTTCGATCCGGAGGTTCTATCCGCCTTCCGCAAGGCCATGGAGGAGCTCTCCCCTCAGCACCCCTGCCTCCTCCGGTCCCCCGAGTCGAGAACTCCATCAGCCAACGTCATCCACGCAAGGATCAGTGGCTTCCAAGAAAGACTCGATTCCAAGAAGGCCAATGCCAAGGCCGGCCAGGATTCAGAACTCAAGAGATGGCCGCCCGGCGGCGAGGGGAAGGTGGTGCTCTACTTCACAAGCCTTCGAGGGGTGCGGAAGACCTACGAGGACTGCTTCCTGGTAAGGATGATTCTGAAGGGCTACGGACTTCGGGTCGACGAGAGGGACGTCTCGATGGACAGAGGGTTCAGGAACGAGCTCAATGAGATGCTCGGAGCCGATCGCGTCGCTGTGCTGCTCCCGTCGGTCTTCGCGAATGGCAGGTACGCGGGAGGGGTGGAGGAGGTGAGGCGGATCCACGAGGACGGCGAGCTGTCGAAGGCCTTCAGTGACTGTGAAGCGAcgagcgaaggaggaagaggagggccgTGCGAGGACTGCGGAGACATCAGGTTTGTGATCTGTGGCAAGTGCTCAGGGAGCTGCAAGGTGtacgtagaagaagaagaagaagaagaagaagaggaagagatggaGGAATGGGAGGACGTCGGAGGTGGATTCCGGCGATGCATGGAGTGCAATGAGAATGGAATAGTGAGGTGTCCTGCTTGCTGTTGAGCTTGGGAGCTCAGTGACAGTAGAGTGTGTGTGGAGCTTGGTGTGTGCGCAGCAGAGTCCATTGGTGGTGAGGAGTGAGGTAGAGAGGTGAGTGAAGCAAGCTCTGTGAGGGAGTTGCAGTTCGAGTCGTGGAGGATTCCATCTTCGTGGTTCTTTTACTTTGTTTTTTTTCATATATCGATCTTGACTGAGAGTTCTGTCAAGACATTACATTGTCTGCCATGGTGAGGCAGATAAACTTTGCTTTATCAGGTGGTTTTCTTTGATGTTTTCATGCCTAATATGTAATAGATATGTAGTGAATTATGTTGAATCATTGGCGAATGTTTCAGGAAGATCAGTACTCTTTTGACATTTCGTTATGGAGTAGCTGTGGAATCATGCAGTGAGATAAAATTCTACTAAAAAGTTGGAAACACAGAGCAGTAAATTCATAGGATTACTCTGATTTCTCCTTGTTTGATGCAATCTTTTTGGTGATTGAATGATCATGGAATGAGAAGGAAAGAAGATTCAACTACTGCTGTCTTCTTGCAAGTGAATTATAATACTGCTCAGTGCTCCCATGATCCATCCACATAAAGGAACTGCAAAAGGAAAGGAGAAAGCCACTTCTGCAATGGTCCAGAGATGAGAGAACAAATTGCTTTCGGCCATTGCGCCTGTGGTGGGTGCcaagtttatgtatatatatataatttggtgtTCGAGACGTAAGGGGTTTGGAATCAATTTGGTGTCTAAAGATCGGATGATTCGATAGGGAGATCTTAAAGAAACGAAGTCGGAGTGTATCCGATAAAGACATAAAATTAAATGAGATAATATCATAAGATCGTCGATCGTAATTTAGATATAGAGACGTTCAATGATTTGTTGAATGCTACAATCACTACATGAAAGTTCACATCAATACGAGAATGAGGTATGATCGGTGCAAATGTGGATAAGCAAAATTTAAACCATGCGTTGAACTGATGAGATGTCGAGTAGGATGTATCGTGTGATCGAGTTGGCCTAATGTGATATCTTTTTATCACTTGTAATGTTTAAAAGTAAGAAATATATCCTGAAAATCTTGGATAGACACTTTTAGCCACGATTAGTATTagtctttaataaaaaaaaatatattatccatgTAATTTAAAGGGTATTGATGTCGATTAAAGTTTCGTTTGCAAagtaatttataataattaattgtaatatactatatgtatatatatatttagagagagagagagagagagatgcaaaagatatcaagctcatccgaagtcgAAAATTAAAAATTCAATAATACTTGTATTTGACGGGATGAATCCACTATTCATTAAGATATGATCCATGACAACCAAACTAAAAATTGACGATTGAAATATTTGGGACATGAATGATGAATTAAATCCACCATATCCTGATAATCAAATCAAGAAAtatcatttgaaattatatatttttcatgaatatatatatatatatatatatatatatatatattctcctaATCTTTTTCGTTTACCTCAAATGAAAGGGCTAACAatgatcttatttaataataataatgggtCGGACTCAATAAATATGCCTAATAATTGATCGGATAGATCTTAcctaaatttctttcatttgaaTAAACTATAATATATtactattataataaaattataaatcccaAAGTAGGTTACATAATCTTTTATTAccattgagatctataaaaaaTCTTATACTCAGTTAcatctttatttatattttctatctCTTCGCCTTATATCATttacattaattattttatttttgttgacTATAATATGTGGAGGTCTTCTCAATACATATCAATCGAAATACATTATACTCTAttacaaatcaagacatgattagTTCATTTATGAGTGTCACATGATAAAATTTACCAAACTCATTTTTCAGCCTTAACCATCAATAGGAAATATGATTTAAATagttaatttattatttaatttttaaataacttTTAGAGTCCAATTTAACATATTTACATATTGATTTTGTAATGGAGTGTAACataatttatttatacatataacaCTGTAAAATTTATCCAAATCATAGCAAGTTttcataatataataaaatatatgatatagATAGttactttatttttattttttggttatttaaaaaaaataacaaaaaatgaaTCAATTCATGAGCTTTTTgggtaaaaaaaaaagggggaacacttccaaataaaaataataattatgtctAGCTTTTGAAGATAAATTATTCTATAAATGTAtggatgtatgtatatatataaaatcaaaaGTAATTTTCCTTTTATCATATGATGAATTCATttacaattgcttaaaaaatatttattgctAAAAAAAATCAAGACATAAATGGGATTAACTGTATAATGTTAAATATAAAGTTTTAAGGCTTTCTACGGATGTATCTGATAAAGAAAAATTTAGAGGGGCAAATATGAAAACTCTCTATTAATCTTTTATGCCATCGGAGGGAGCGAAGTGTAAATACCAATAGTATTTGGATTCAAATATAATAAGCTTATACCGGAGTTGGTAGAATGCAAAATAGTAACGGTCTACACCAGATTGAACCGAACCGGTTCAACCGGTGCGAATCAACTCCGTGGGATGAACCGCTTCCTGATCCCTAGTCCGGTCCGCTATATAAGCAACGGTGTGCCATTCGACTCTCCTACGCGCCGATCGAATTCCTGGGGTTAGGGTTTCATCTCTTCCGTCTCTCACACATCTCGAGCGATGGCGATGGCGGCGGCGACGGCACCGGTGGAGTCGGTGCAGTGCTTCGGAAGGAAGAAGACGGCGGTGGCTGTGGCGCACTGCAAGCGCGGCCGCGGGTTGATCAAGGTGAACGGCGTCCCGATCGAGCTGGTGAAGCCGGAGATCCTCCGCCTTAAGGCCTTCGAGCCCATCCTCCTCCTCGGGCGGCAGCGCTTCATGGGCGTTGACATCCGTATTCGCGTCCGCGGTGGCGGTAAGACCTCCCAGATCTACGCCATCCGCCAGAGCATCGCGAAGGCGCTCGTTGCCTACCACCAGAAGTTTGTCGACGAGCAGtccaagaaggagatcaaggacaTCCTCGTTCGCTATGACCGCACTCTCCTCGTCGCAGACCCCCGTCGATGCGAGCCCAAGAAGTTTGGTGGTCGCGGTGCACGTGCCCGGTTCCAGAAGTCTTACCGTTAGATCCGTGGGATGCTACAGTATGGATCTTTCCCCCGAAAGGTTCAACCTACCGTGCTTTTCTTTGCTTGTTGGTTCTTCCGGATTGCTTCTAGACATATTTGGTTTTGCAGTTTTGATCTAGCTTTTAACTAAGCTTATGACTATGGAGAAACTTCTCTTATTAGACTTGGTTACTTGGAGTAATTACTAGCTCTTTTTATGGATTATGCAATCTTATGAATCTGTTACATATCATCTACAATGGTTGACCGTATTGAATTTCTACCTCTGAATGTTTGCTTTATTTTGGATTCTGTGGAATGCAAACCTTGAGATTGCATGAGCAGGTTTAGCAACAGTGGTTAGTGGTTATATTTAGTTGTTCTGTTTGTTAATCTAATGTTTACATGCATAGGTAGCACAAAGATCATATTTTGACTGACAAATGGGTACTTCTTCCCATTTCAATTAATGTTTTGGCTTCTTTATTCACTTGGTTCATCTTGGAAGGTTATTACTTTAGAGCTTAACCTGGTACTTGGAAAGGATTACCACCACCTCAGCAGTAAGTACAATTTCACATAGCACTCTGAGGTTTGATTAATGACCTCTGTTATTGACATTAATCTATTGCTTATATGCATGGGTATCAGGTAGTCAATGTTTTGACTAACTAATAGgtacttttccctttttttttctttttctgggtTTCTTCCTCCACCTATATCGGCTTGAAAAATATTACTTTAGAACTTAACCTGGAACTTGGAAAGGATGATCATCTCAGCAGTAAGTATAATTTCGCTTAGTATGCTGAGATCTGATTGGTGATGCTTATTATCGACATTAACCCATTGTTTATATTCATAGGGAGTGCAAAGATCATGTATTGACTAACTAATGGGTACTAtcccatttcatttttttttttgctccttCCACCTAGATCATCTTGATAGATAATTATCATCTTGAAATATATTACTTCAGATTTTAACCTGGAACTTGGAAATGATGGCCATCTTGGCAGTAAATACAATTTCACTTAATATGCTGAGGTGTGATTAGTGGCTTCTGTCATGTAAATTATTCTACTGTTTATATGTATAGATAATACAAATATCATGTTTTGACTAACTAATAGGTGCTTTTTTCATTTCAATTTTTGGCTCCTCCCTCCACCTAGATCATCTTGCAAGTTATTACTTTAGGACTTAATCTGGAACTTGGAATGGATGACCACCTCAGCGGTGAGTGTAATTTTACTTAGTATTCTGAGGAGTGATTAATGACCCTTATCATTCGCTGATCTATTGCTTGTATGCATAAgtagcataatgatcatgctttgaCCATTTCATGGGTAcattttccatttcatgttttttGGCTCCTTTCTCCACTTAGATCATCTTGTAAAATATTACTTTAGGACTTCACCTGAACTTGGAAAGGATGACCACTTTAGCAGTAGATAATACAGAGATCATGTTTTGACTTTCATCAATCTATTATGCTGAGGTGGAATTGGTGGCCTCTGTCATCAATCTATTGTTCATATGCATAGATAATATAGAGATCATGTTTTGACTAACTAATAGGTACTTTTCCTGTtccaaattcttttttttgttttggctCTTTCCTCCACTTATACCATATTACTTTAGAACCTGACCTGGAACATGGAAAGAATAACCAACCACGTCAGCAGTAAAAATAATATCACTTCGTATGATGAGGTGTCATTAATGTCCTCTATCATTGACATTAACTATTTTATATGCATAGGTAAGTAGAAAGATCATGTTTTGAGTGAGTAATAGGTACTTCTCCCATTTCGATTTCTTTTTTCCTATTTTCTTTGCTTCTTCCTCCACTTAGATCATCTTAAAAGACATTACTTTAGAGCTTAACTTGGAATCTGGAAAGTATGACCACCATCTCCGTGGTAAGTGCAATTTCACTTAGTATGCTGAGGTTCAAGGTTTGATTAATGACTTTATCGTCGTCATCTTTCCTGGTGTCGTTAAGCTCTTCTCAGGTAACAATACTATCTATACTTATGAATCTGCTGATGAGTGAGTTATCCCATTAGAAATCAGATAGTTTATCCAATGGATTTTTACCATGTAGTCTGGGAATTTAGGATCATTTTGTCAGAATTTGCACCTAGCAAATCGGCTAAGAAGAATACATCATCTACCTATGTGAGTGATTATTTGTGGTTTTAATTCGAGTATTTGATATCTTATGGTACCTGGAGGACAGCATTCCTGCATCCTGAAGTAGCCCCGTATCAACAGCTGCATGAACACTACTAACAGTTCAACTTCATAGGACTGTGGGAGGGAATATGATTAGCTTTTTAGTGGAATACTGTTGGACATTGAACTTACATGACCCTGTAGGAACTGTGGATGGTATTTGTTGTTAGTTGTAAGGCATATATTTAATAAGGTTAAGAAATGATTCTTAATAAGTTGGGTGAATAATAATTGGCCACCATGTATCTCCGAGGATGTTTTGCCCGCTGCTGTTAACAGTCAATATCTTTAGTGGTAGCTAAACAAGTCGAAAGCTGCCTTTTAAAAGCTGGTCGAGGTTTACACAACATAAAATTTCGAGTTAAACATGGGTATGTATGTGGCAGGTAGTTCTCATGCAATAATCCACAATCAACTAAGGCATCATTCTTGCTCTTGAACCTTTTTCTGCACCAAATTAGCTAAATGATTCGTACCTTCTTGGGGGGTTTTTCAAGTTGTTTTCTACCGACTGTTTTCTGTTTATAATCATGCCATTGTGGATCAACTAGTTCTTAGACTTTTTGTGATTCGTATTGAAGAACCAACCAATAGAATGAATGACATGCCACCAAAGTCTTCATCTTTGCTGCAATGGACTTTTGTCTTATGACTTAAGGGATCGGTCAGATGAACACCAAACACTCTCTCAATGCAGGAAGCATTGCATCGCAAGAGATTAGAGAAAAACCTGTGTTCATCCTTAGCAACCAAAGGAACGAACTCACTCTAGAATAGCAATAACAAGAGTTCCAAACTATTTGGAGTCTGGATACCATCTAAATCTTATTCCTCCACCATTATGTGAACTTGGTCTCTCAACCTTTCCTCTtatcaataattataataattacatgatcatttttttaacgAGGCATATCATTACTCCGTTGATCGAGAGAGACTAcacttaattatttataaatgataatatttcttttattatctTTCCTAATAACCAATGGCCAGGGTCCATATCATCTACATTTGTGGACTCAGAACTATCGAATTGGTCAGCATTTACTGCCATGCTTTGGCGAAAGGTCATCATAGAACATACAGTTCGAAAACTGATATGCACACTCTCGATTGAA comes from Musa acuminata AAA Group cultivar baxijiao chromosome BXJ3-3, Cavendish_Baxijiao_AAA, whole genome shotgun sequence and encodes:
- the LOC135634214 gene encoding uncharacterized protein At3g28850-like, yielding MGCTTSKQARRDRRRSPSLLARSRSLPRDHKAGVGSNDHVVALTSATLGSFKLDKEAKQSVGDDHGDLKSKLAEAKAWTEKMSKRIPTTPTETPPNEPEAVDALELMAGLEESAAPRFSSATVVDRHSFSFYPIHESNRVLGSTQGTVWSNALAFPSPIWKPAKIEEHAVGIGEFDPEVLSAFRKAMEELSPQHPCLLRSPESRTPSANVIHARISGFQERLDSKKANAKAGQDSELKRWPPGGEGKVVLYFTSLRGVRKTYEDCFLVRMILKGYGLRVDERDVSMDRGFRNELNEMLGADRVAVLLPSVFANGRYAGGVEEVRRIHEDGELSKAFSDCEATSEGGRGGPCEDCGDIRFVICGKCSGSCKVYVEEEEEEEEEEEMEEWEDVGGGFRRCMECNENGIVRCPACC
- the LOC135632693 gene encoding small ribosomal subunit protein uS9-like; amino-acid sequence: MAMAAATAPVESVQCFGRKKTAVAVAHCKRGRGLIKVNGVPIELVKPEILRLKAFEPILLLGRQRFMGVDIRIRVRGGGKTSQIYAIRQSIAKALVAYHQKFVDEQSKKEIKDILVRYDRTLLVADPRRCEPKKFGGRGARARFQKSYR